The genomic region GTCACGGCTGTTTCACACTTCCATTGCTCTCTCTATTTTTATTTTGATTCACTCTCCAAACTAAACGGTGGAGGATTGAGGAGCCGCCGTCGTACTAGCTCTACACGTCTACAAAACCTTTTTTTTTTTTTCCCGATAAGGGTTGGCCGATACATATCATCCAAAACTCGGCTACTGGTGATATGGTGTATTGTACTCTTACTACTAAAAGCAAGAAACTCGAGCAGACTTGATATGGTTGAAGAAAGCGGTGGTTGTCGACTTCATCACCGGAAGCACGTGCTTGAATATGAAAGCAGAGGAAAATACAAAGAGAAACCCATATACCGCGCGCAGTTGAAATATAAATTAAACGTGCTCAATTATTAGCTTTTCCACTCTCTTCCGCCGCTATTTTTAGTTCTGCGTGTTTGAATTATACAGCATGCTAATAGTGTTTCTGTGTGTGCGCTTCGTGTTTATACAAATTTCCAGACCACATTCGTATACTTATATAGATCCAATCCCATTTTTAGTTTCTACAATTCTGCTCATCGATCATTATATTACTTCGTCTTTTGGTTTCTCGTTTCTGCAGGAAACCCTATATTTATTTCTAGCACTGCATTTTTTGGGTTACATTCAGATATCAACATGAGGAGAAGTTGCAACCTGGAACTGGAACTTCGACTTTCTTCTTCTGATGAATGTTCTAGCTCCCTTGAGTCCCTTCATCACCAATCATGTCAAGACCTGCAACAGCAGCAGCTAACCATTTTCTACAATGGAGTAATGTGCACTTGTGATGTCACTGAGCTTCAGGTACTTAATATATGCATTTGATTGTGATCATTATTGTAGCTAACAATTCATATTCTGTGTCTATGTTATGAACTCTTATTAACTTTCATTTCTTTCTTTCTTGGTACTGCAGGCTAGAGCCATTCTTTGTGTTGCAAACTATGAACTAGGGAAAATAGTGGTAAAGACTAGTACTACTTCAAGTTCGATTCCGAGTGGGTCGTACGAGTTATCTTCACCAAGCGCGCACTACTCTCCACCATGCACAAGCTGTGTTGCAGCAGGTGGTCTATCTATAAAGAAATCACTGCGAGAGTTTCTCCAAAAGAGAAAACATCGGAGCCAAGCAACACATCGATCCCTACCATTGAATTGCAAAATTTAGTTAACTACAGTAAGATATTAAGATCTACAACTGAAATATAGATACACGGTCGTTTCTAACATATAAAGAGGTGAGATTGTGTCGTGTACTTACATGTCGTATGTACAAAAATTTCTGTCAAAATCTTCATCTTTATAAATTTAGTCATTGTTTTTTTTGTTTTTTTTTATCATAGATCATGACGACCAAAATATTAAAGCATGAATAGTCCGAGAACCATACAAATGTATAACAAAGCTAAATCAAACTACATCTAAGAATCGAAAGACAACCTCAAAACTACATAAAAAACTGTGGATATGACAACTAAAAAGCATATAACATTCTACACTCTAGCAACAACTCAACTTTCAATCAAATCAGGCTTAAGACATACCTTTCATCAAATTGAAAAGAAAGAGAGGAATTGCTAGAGTTTAAAAGGGATCTTTACCCTAACAGATGCCCAATCCAAATCAGGTCTACCAACTGAGGAAAGAGGACTAATGGGCCAAGGGGAAGCCCAACCCACGTGCAACCTCCTTCCACCGTAGCAGACCTAACTGCATCAGTTCCCGCGTTAGGGTTGTAGGGTCGCCGTCATCGCTACTTAGTCCGGTGGCCTTCCCCGTCGGAAGGCCATGGCTACTAGCCGCTGGTAACTCTTCTAGATAGCAGCCAAACACAATCAATCCAACCACAACCTTCTTGCCTTCAAGGCTATGCAATCTGGTGCCGCTGTCGAAGCTCGCAGCGCGTATCGACCTAATTCGGCAAGAACCTGCACCGACAACGAGTACAACCACTGACGTTGAAACCAAACTCCACCGACGAGTCTGATCCCAAACAAGCCCATGAACCACCACCGAGTCTTGACAGTATCAAAAACGACGTCGTCTACCAGCAACAAGGTTTCCCCGCCGCCCTATAGCCAAATCAGGTTCTGATATGCCCTATCTGTTTTTCAATAAAGAATCAACGCCAGAGACGTCCTGATGCAGTCGGGATCCCCGTCGGGTGGCCGCCGCCGTACTCACGAAACCTAGGGTTTCGGAATATTACTCCGGGAAAAGTGGAGCTTTTCTATAAAGGGTTTAGGGTTTAGGCTTATAAATTTATAGTCATTCAACTTTGTGGTTATTAGATTTAGTCAAACATTAAATTTACCATCAGACAAATAAAAAATCAAGAATTTCTACCAAAATTTTTATCAGTATATGTTTATAGTCATTTGACCTTTTGGTTATTATTTAGTCCAACATTAAATTTTGCATCAAACAAAAATGGAAAATAAATGACTTATTTATTATTTGACTATCATTCATTTTATTATTTGATCTTTAGTTATCTACAGAATCCCACCCACAAATACGTGGCTCAATCTGGGGAGAGATATCAGATATCTCCATGCCATGCCAGAATCTTTTCATTTAAACTCGAATTAATATGATCAAGTCAAAAAAATTTGTGCATGGATATCCATGTAATTAATAATAATAATAATAATATATTTTTCATTAGTTCAATCTCTGCGGGTATACTTGTATAAATTTGACGCTCCCCCACCATAGATCAAAACACAAAAGGTAGCCACACTCACAGAGTTCATTGTATTCTAGAGTTCCAGTTCCCTCAAAGCTTCTACCATGGCAAATTTCTTGTTGTTTTCCCTTACCCTCACCCTAACCCTAGGCCTCCTCACTCCCTTGGTCTTCTCCAACCCTGAAGTAGACATTCTGACCAAGTTCAGGCAAGGCTTGATCGATCCAGACAACGCTCTTCAATCGTGGGATTCAAGCCTTGTCGATCCCTGCACTTGGTTTCACATCACATGCAATGCAGATAATAAAGTTATCCGAATGGATTTGGCTAACTACAACCTCGCCGGCAAACTGGTACCTGAACTCGGAGACCTCTCGCAGCTTCAGTTTCTAGAACTGGACCGAAACAAATTTGAAGGAACTATTCCGACCGAGCTTGGTAAGCTGACGAATCTCATATCCTTTGACTTGTATGAGAACAACTTCTCAGGGGGATTACCTTCTGCATTGGAGAATTTGAAACAACTGAGGTTTGTACGTGTGAATGACAACAAGCTATTATCTGGGTTAGTTCCTAAGGGTCTTCTTGGTGTTGCAGTCCTCGATATAACAAACACAGGTTTAACAAAACCTCCGGCCAGTAGGAAATTGTTGCAATCGGGTTGAAAGTCGTAGAGTAAATTAGGAGAATATGGACTATGTATTTTTAATATCGTTTAAATTTAGATAAATAAATTATTATTGGAAAATGGAAACTAACAGCAATGCCAACAAAAATTTCATGCTCAATATAAGGATGTTACTAATGAGTGTGCTTCATTTTCTGGTATCATGTAGGCTTCCTAGCTTTGAGGTTGCTATTACAATTGGTAAAAACGATTTCAAACGGTGTGAAGCGTCTAGCTTCAATAGTACAAATACTTTGCGAATTATACCATTCATGACAAAATTGCTTGAGTAGGAAGCAGAAACTAAACAACTCGAAGAGAATGTGAGGATGAGATCTTGTATATGTCTAGCATGAGATGTCTTAATTTCTTGAACCAAATTTGGTACAAAGATGAAAACAGCTAGTAACATGATGGACTTGTTTCATAGTTCCACTCGATCAAAACTTCCAAAAGGATAAAACTTTCTGGTCCTTCTTGTCCTTTTCAAGTCCCTCATATAATCAATCACAATGGAGTTCAAACATGAAGAAAAAAAAAGAAAAAAAAAAAGAAGAACAAGCTGATATATAAGAATGTCATATTCAAAAGCAACAAGAAGGCTTAATCCTGCATCACATTGGCTAAGATTATAAATGCAGAAATAAATTTAGAAACATCCATATTAGTAATCTACTGTTAAATCACTAAGCAAAACTAACCCTTCCTTTTACAAAATGAAAGCCCACTAATCTTTTGCTTTCCTGACCAGAGAATAAGCTCATCATTCAAACCCAGTAACCTAACATTCAGCCAAAAGCAGAGAGAACTAGCTAGCTAGCTTTAGGGTTTAATGGGGTTGTTTTTATGATGAAGGGGGTCAGGTCCAGATGGAACTAGCCTGTCTGAGTTATCCACAGTGCTGAGAACCTTAGCTCCATTCCCAAATGCTCTATCAGCCTCCTTGATTTGAATCCCCTGTTAAGAAAAGTGAGACATTTTAAGGAAATAGCAGATACTCAATTCAATCATGGACTTATAAATGGACAAAAGACTACAAATGGGTAAATCTATATCTCTACAAGAAGATGTGAAAAATGGGTCCTTCAAAACTCAAAAAGATGAGAACTTTTAGACTAGTTTAAGCTTACACATCTATATACCTCTGTTTTCTGCAATGTCTACATTTCGAAAATGACAGAAGCCCACTTTTGAACTTGTTAAGGGAAAAACTATAGAAATCATACGAAAGGGTATTGTAATCTCTGCAAGAACATGTAAACTTCTAATGGGTTCTCTACAAATCCAAAAGATGTAAACTTTGAGAGCCATTTAAGCTTATATGTCTAAAGGCCTCTGTTTTCTTCAATGTTTGCTTGTAAAAGTGAAAAAAAATTGCAGAAAACACACAAATAGGTAGTGTAAATCTCCACAACAAGATGAAAAAAGGGTCTTTTAAAATGTGAAAAAGAAAGACAACTTTGGGAGCAGTTTGAGTTTCTTTACCTGTGTTTCTCTGTTTTCTGAGATTGTTGATCCTACTTGGAGACCTGAAATGGGGGATGGCCAGAAACCATCAGATACACTCGTAGCTCTTAGAAAGAGAAACAGATAGAGATATATATACATACAGAGAGAGGAGCTAAGCTTACACTTGCGAGAAGATTCGACAAATGAGATTGAAGCCCCCATTAGAACAAGAACCAAGATTGGAACCCAGTTAAGAGCAAGCTTGCTATGCCCCATTTTGATTTTGTTGATCCCAAAAAAAAGTGAAAGCCTCTCTAGCTCACAAGTGACACAGACACAAATAATAAAGGATATAAGAGCCAATGGGGATGGAAACACCAAACTCACCCCCCATATAGGTGCCAGAGAGAGAAGTTAACGAGGACAGAGTTGTCTTTTGAAGAACTGGTCAGTTTTGGAGGTGATGTGAGAGCTCCAGGTGTCGAGCAAGACATCCTACTGCCACGTAAAGACAGGAGAGTGACAACTGGCGAGTTGGAATTGGAGGAGAGGAGGGGAATATGGACAGGTCTGAGAGTCTGCAAGAGTGCAGAAGTTGATGCTTTGCTGGGGCTTTGTCTCTGAAGACAACGTAGTGGGAAGCATGGCCACTTTGTCACCAATGGTTGCAGAATCCTCGTCTTTGAAAGTGGATTACTACTTTACTTGAATAACCTTGTGACACTGAACTAATTATGATGCAAACAGAAATATTGCTTCTTTTGAAGAGCGTTGTTTGAGAATGAGGATGTCAAGAACGAACAAGCCATCAAGAAAAACCGGCCAAAATGAGGTGGGGATAGCGGCAAAAACGAGCCGGCGATCACGGCCAAATTGGACCGACCGTTCCAAGCTTGCTCTGAAATGGGCAACATCTAGGCTTCCTTTTGAGGTTGCTATTACAATTGGTAAAAATGATTTCAAACAAAGTTAAAAGTACTTTGCGAGTTGTACAGAGCAAATTTGCTTGCAGAGGAACATTTCTAACATCACTGTATTTGAGTAGGAAGCAGAAACAAAACAACCCGAAGAGAATGTAAGGACGAGATCTTGTCTAGTATGAGATGTCTTATTTTAGTTTCCTCCAAGCTAGCTAGCTGGATAGCAGCAAGAATTTGATGTGAAAGAGATCAGAGATCAATGAAACACGTTTGATATGTCACGAGTGTTTATAGTTTCAAAGCTTTGTGGTCAGTGCAAAACAAGAATGCGAGAAGGAGATCAATATAAATATAATTGGTACCACTGATCCCCATTATAAGTTTCAATGTAGCAGATGAATGACATTTATTAATTGGTACCACTGATCCCCATTATAAGATTTAATGTTTCCAATATTTTTCCTGAGCAATGACACGAAAGCTTAAGAGTCAAGAACAAGAATTTAGCTGTTCATCACATGAGGCTCAAGAATGATGGCGATCATCTTATAATCTGGGTGCAATACGGGGACGATCCCATTCCGTTACAATATGGTCTCGGGTGATTTCCTTGAGGGAGCGGCAACCGCTCAGTGCCATAGTCAGTTCAAACTCGTCTCGCAGCATTTGAAGGACTTTCCTGACACCAGTCTCCCCTGCAGCAGCTAATGAGAACAGTACTGGCCTTCCAATCTAAAATTAGAAAATGATCAGAGCGTAAGTGTGTAAGATCTCTAATAAGCAGAAAAACTATGATGGTCTCACACTAGTATCAGGTTAGTTCTGAGGTTTTATAATAGATCACAGAACATGTTTAAAAGTTCCACACTTGCAGTGTCAAACTTCAGATAGGTAAGTATCGATTTTACTCACAAATACACCCGATGCTCCAAGAGCCAAAGCTTTGAAAACATCTGTTCCTCGTCTTACTCCACCATCCAAGAAGACCGGAATTATCCCTCGTGTAGCTTTGACGACCTGTAACAAGCAATATCAACAAAATTATAATATCAGAATGTTCACAAACGATGATCCTACAAAAGAAATGAAGTCCCCAACACCATTTTATAAGCCAGTCGACAATTTAACACTAGTGAGAATAGATCAGAAATCAATGAAAGCGGAAATTTCAAGGAAGCAAATGCCACCTCTTCCAAAGCCATAATAGTTGCAGGGACATAATCAAGCTGGCGAGCTCCATGGTTCGAGACAATTATTCCTGCAGCGCCATGTTGTACAGCTAGTTGTGCTGCATTGTTAAAACATATCATGAGCTTTTCGTAATGAACCAAGCAGTTGGGACTGGGGACATTATGGAACAACAGAAGCTTTTACATACCATCCTCAGCTGTGATCACACCCTTTACAAGAATCGGTAAATGGGTGATTGTCTGAAGCCATTTCACGTCCTGTGTATGCCACGAACAGAATCTTTTATACTAGTTCCTTCAAAATTCTAGAAAAAAAAATGAAAGAAATTATGTGTTGAAGCAACTCTTTTACCTTCCAGCTGAGAGACTGGTCAACTTGTCCAGCAACATATGATGCTAGTCCAGAATCATTGGTCTACAATTTCATCACCAGAATAGTCAGTATGCACGTCCATCACCTTATGATGCTATTAAAATGATGTTGGAATCTCATATGGGATCATCCCACCTTATCCATCTTCCCTAGATCAATGTCCTCAAAGTTCTTCAATGACAAATTTGGTGGCAAAGTAAATCTGTTCAAGAACCATAAAATGTTTTAGAATGCCATTACAGAATAATGAGCTCGATCATAATGAGATTTGATTGTGCTACCAGCCAGCTGATCTCAAATCCCATATATATATTATTGAACAAATTTACACACTTACCTGTTCTTGATATCAGCCTCCCTGCGTCCAAGCCGTGGAGTGTCCACAGTAAGGGCTATTGCCTTGAAACCAGCTTTCTCAGCTTTTTTGACAAGCTGTGCAACCACGTTCCTGTCTTTGTACACCTGAAAATAAACAAATGCATTATGCCTAATAACACAAGACTCACACTGAATGAGAATACCTCTTTCAGGCCTTATAAGCTCCAACAAGGAAAACACGACTGATGAAATTGAACTCACATAGAGTTGGAAAAAACGAATGCCAGGTCCTGTTGATGCAACCTCTTCAACACTGGAAGTAGCCCAGGAGGACAGTGTCTGTATCAATTAATATAAATAACATATGTAAGATCAATGAGGCAGAATTCTATATACAACTTCACTAAAATCTACAGAAAGATGCTGAGGAGCGTAACCATAATAGTGTCAGCTGCAGATGCCGCTCTTGCTGTTGCAAACTCTCCTGGATGAGAAGTATAAAGTTAAATTTAGCCGTACATCACTGATTCAAAGACGAAACTTGACAAAATCAACTTTAAGCTTAGTTTTGGACTTGCTGATAATCACTTCAATTGTATTTGAGTGGAGGTACTTTTGTGCAACCAATCTATCCTAAATAACATGTCATAAGAAATATAAGAAACTAAAAACTGGCGTTATCAAAGGGGATTATACCTTCAGGGTGAGCCATCTTCTGCATGGCTGTAGGAGCTATCATGATGGGCATTGAAATATTGAATCCCAGAACTGTTGTTCTCAAGTCTATCTTGCTTACATCAATAAGAATACGGGGTCTAAACCTGTCTCATTGTAAAGAAAAGTTAAAACTTGAAACCATATGATTCTTCAGCAAAGAGTGTCATCTATAATTTCTATTTTGATCAGTAAAATCAGACCCAAACGACCAAGAAAAAAGATAATGTCCAACAGCAAGAGAAGAGCTTACAAAATCCTCGAGAAAGCACGTTCGTTCTCCTTGAGAGTCCACTGGTCCTCTGCACCAGATGCATAGTAGTCATACACCATCTTTGGCAATTTCTCCTTTGCAATCTTCTGGAACTCAGAAACATTGGTTATCATCTCCATCACTCCAACTGTATGTGTACTTTTACCTCAGAATGAATGTTCTGCAACAAAGTGAAATTCAATTAGCAAACAAAACAGGTGGCATAGTATATCCTGAATAATCCTGATCAAGACTTTCATGGATCATGTACCAAAAGTTCAATCTTTAATTCAAAAGCATGATCCCTAAACTGTAAATTGCATCTTCATTTATAAAAGCAAACACTATATACATGGGATTGAAAATTCCAACCACTATGACACTGAGCCGATCATCAGGATACAATCAAACACAAAATAAAACACTATTTCTTTAGTAAAACCAGATGAACAAGAGTACCATGTATGACGATGATCAAAAGAAACCCATGTCGAAATTCGTTCACACATACTAAACAAACATCAAACAAGATGGAGCTGCATGAATTGGGAAGCAAAGAACAAACCTTTTGGCTCTGTCTCTCACTCCCACTACTGAAACAGAGAGGAGCTCCAGAAAACGATGCTTAAACAGAGAAAAAGATAAGAGAATGAAGCTCTCAATCCTTTGTCCTAGAATGACACAAACAAACAAACAAAGTCGGTGAAAGGTGTCTATGTAAAAGAATGAAGGGCAAAGACAAACCCGAGTTGGTAACGAACGTGACGTACTGACGTGAGCGGATTGGATTGGTTTTTCAAGGTGCTCACTTGCAAATTGCAAGTTTGCAACCATTCTGTTTACATAAAAATCAACGTGAGGCTCTTACATACTGCTCCCATGCTCATTTGTGTGCGAGGTATTCTACCGCAGCAGTGTTCACTTAGTCAAATAAAATTTGTTTTGTCATTCTTTCTATGTTAGATCTACAATTTAAAGATGACTGATTATAAATTTCTTAGTTGATTACAAATCAGGTGAACATCACCGTATTCCACATATAAAAACAAATTTTAGGTTATAAATGCTAGTCAAAATTAACAATTGTACCTGCAAAAGATTTGTTTTTTATATCAATACTAGGAGTCCTACCTAAGAATTTCTCCAAATACAGGTTCTTGGAGATGATATTATCTTAGATTATGTGGCTAGAGGTGACTTGGGAGAATTTGGATTACAGTTGTTCAAATCCTAATGAGAATATCCCACCTCACCAAATATTATTCACAGTTGGGATGCAGATCATGATTTCATGGCAGGCAATTCAAAGACAAAATATTATTCACAGTTGGGATGCATATCAGAATTGGGGAAGGGCTGGATCGTTTTAAGAACATCTTTGTTATCTTGTCATCTTTGTTATGTGATAATTTTACCACAGAATACCAAAAAAAAAAAAAAAAAAAAAAAAATCATGTTCTACTTTTCTATATCCTTTTTCGAAAATATTTTCTTTTTCTTCCCTGTGACTTGTGATTTATCTTAGGTTTGGCATAGATGTCAAGTTGGAAATTAGACCCAACCATTCACCCGTGACAACAATTTATAAGTAACAAGGACTGTTACCTAGTTGATAGTATTTTTATACCCAAAGCAGAGCCAATTTGAGTATTGTACTGGCTATTGTAAAGAGCAAATGGTTTAACAGGAAAATTATTCAGCGCACCCGTGTACATATGCACCCGGAATCTCCACCGTCCAAATTGACGCGTGGATCAATTTTTTATTAAGGCCGTTAGTTGGCGTTTGAAGGACGTTTAGTAGGCGAGTGAGGGGAGAAAAGGGAAGAGAAAGGGTCTGCAACTCTGCATCAATCATCAATATTGTACCCTGCTTTGATTCCAGAAGATGCTTAAGAGTTTTCCACTATTGGAGCCACCATTGTACCCTGCTTTGGTTCGTCCAGTTTCTAGGCGGAGCAGAGGACGCCGTTGAGGTCTTCAGCTATGTCCGGCGGTTGAGACTTGAGGTGAGGCCATCTGAGATNNNNNNNNNNNNNNNNNNNNNNNNNNNNNNNNNNNNNNNNNNNNNNNNNNNNNNNNNNNNNNNNNNNNNNNNNNNNNNNNNNNNNNNNNNNNNNNNNNNNNNNNNNNNNNNNNNNNNNNNNNNNNNNNNNNNNNNNNNNNNNNNNNNNNNNNNNNNNNNNNNNNNNNNNNNNNNNNNNNNNNNNNNNNNNNNNNNNNNNNNNNNNNNNNNNNNNNNNNNNNNNNNNNNNNNNNNNNNNNNNNNNNNNNNNNNNNNNNNNNNNNNNNNNNNNNNNNNNNNNNNNNNNNNNNNNNNNNNNNNNNNNNNNNNNNNNNNNNNNNNNNNNNNNNNNNNNNNNNNNNNNNNNNNNNNNNNNNNNNNNNNNNNNNNNNNNNNNNNNNNNNNNNNNNNNNNNNNNNNNNNNNNNNNNNNNNNNNNNNNNNNNNNNNNNNNNNNNNNNNNNNNNNNNNNNNNNNNNNNNNNNNNNNNNNNNNNNNNNNNNNNNNNNNNNNNNNNNNNNNNNNNNNNNNNNNNNNNNNNNNNNNNNNNNNNNNNNNNNNNNNNNNNNNNNNNNNNNNNNNNNNNNNNNNNNNNNNNNNNNNNNNNNNNNNNNNNNNNNNNNNNNNNNNNNNNNNNNNNNNNNNNNNNNNNNNNNNNNNNNNNNNNNNNNNNNNNNNNNNNNNNNNNNNNNNNNNNNNNNNNNNNNNNNNNNNNNNNNNNNNNNNNNNNNNNNNNNNNNNNNNNNNNNNNNNNNNNNNNNNNNNNNNNNNNNNNNNNNNNNNNNNNNNNNNNNNNNNNNNNNNNNNNNNNNNNNNNNNNNNNNNNNNNNNNNNNNNNNNNNNNNNNNNNNNNNNNNNNNNNNNNNNNNNNNNNNNNNNNNNNNNNNNNNNNNNNNNNNNNNNNNNNNNNNNNNNNNNNNNNNNNNNNNNNNNNNNNNNNNNNNNNNNNNNNNNNNNNNNNNNNNNNNNNNNNNNNNNNNNNNNNNNNNNNNNNNNNNNNNNNNNNNNNNNNNNNNNNNNNNNNNNNNNNNNNNNNNNNNNNNNNNNNNNNNNNNNNNNNNNNNNNNNNNNNNNNNNNNNNNNNNNNNNNNNNNNNNNNNNNNNNNNNNNNNNNNNNNNNNNNNNNNNNNNNNNNNNNNNNNNNNNNNNNNNNNNNNNNNNNNNNNNNNNNNNNNNNNNNNNNNNNNNNNNNNNNNNNNNNNNNNNNNNNNNNNNNNNNNNNNNNNNNNNNNNNNNN from Fragaria vesca subsp. vesca linkage group LG3, FraVesHawaii_1.0, whole genome shotgun sequence harbors:
- the LOC101295602 gene encoding peroxisomal (S)-2-hydroxy-acid oxidase GLO5-like is translated as MEMITNVSEFQKIAKEKLPKMVYDYYASGAEDQWTLKENERAFSRILFRPRILIDVSKIDLRTTVLGFNISMPIMIAPTAMQKMAHPEGEFATARAASAADTIMTLSSWATSSVEEVASTGPGIRFFQLYVSSISSVVFSLLELIRPERGILIQCESCVIRHNAFVYFQVYKDRNVVAQLVKKAEKAGFKAIALTVDTPRLGRREADIKNRFTLPPNLSLKNFEDIDLGKMDKTNDSGLASYVAGQVDQSLSWKDVKWLQTITHLPILVKGVITAEDAQLAVQHGAAGIIVSNHGARQLDYVPATIMALEEVAFASLKFPLSLISDLFSLVLNCRLAYKMVLGTSFLL